Below is a window of Deltaproteobacteria bacterium DNA.
ATCCCGGACTTCACTTGGCCACACTCCAAGCTTCTGGGCGAGTCGCACTTGCCCCCAGGCGATGCGCCGTAACTCGCGCCTAAGTTGTGCGGGAGTCAATCGGTCCTCCGTCATGAGAGAGACCACCCTGTGAGCG
It encodes the following:
- a CDS encoding helix-turn-helix domain-containing protein; this encodes MVSLMTEDRLTPAQLRRELRRIAWGQVRLAQKLGVWPSEVRDWLAGKEPVPEVVALDISHLPSHNLRPPRPA